One Branchiostoma floridae strain S238N-H82 chromosome 15, Bfl_VNyyK, whole genome shotgun sequence DNA window includes the following coding sequences:
- the LOC118432212 gene encoding uncharacterized protein LOC118432212, with amino-acid sequence MTALTDDQAILNRWREHFQTLLNRPSSAAEDLLRKVPQHDVRQWMSLPPSYAEFQKALNRMKAWKAPGPDSIPLELISHGGIAVQTRLFILILRMWETKVVPADLKDATIITIFKKGDRSICGNYRGISLLSIAGKIFARILLDRLLTVAEEVLPESQCGFRPSRGTTDMIFCARLLQEKSREQRQPLFLVFWDLEKAFDSVPRPAMWATLRRFGCPDHFTDLVQALHDGMTGRVAVKNTMSEPFAITTGLKQGCVLAPTLFSLYLGAMIHELPDNASGIQLRYRMDGGLFNTGRLRSRRHTTSFTVRELQYADDNATPVDTVDALQSTVDVLDGAYSRFGLTSNIGKTKILAQGAPGHPPPDTSNIRLRGEVLETVKSFPYLGSFLSDDCTMQKDIDNRIRAAHAAFGRLSKRVFLNHDLSLQTKIMVFQAIVLSTLLYGCEVWVLYRRDVKKLERFQQQKLRAILKIKWQDRVSNEAVLLQAKLPSIETTMARHRLRWAGHVKRMPTTRLPRQILYSQLESGTRLRGAPKRRFRDQLKATLLRCDIDHTNWETLAENRSEWRRTITQGTDHMEQLRRSEAETKRQQRKERLLLPRSPPTLPCTKCPRLFHTALGLSSHLRHRHQQLANETGWT; translated from the coding sequence ATGACAGCCCTTACTGACGACCAAGCCATCCTTAACAGGTGGAGAGAACATTTTCAGACACTCCTAAACCGCCCATCGTCTGCGGCTGAAGACTTGCTCCGTAAGGTACCTCAACACGATGTTAGGCAGTGGATGTCTCTTCCCCCATCTTATGCTGAGTTCCAGAAGGCGTTGAACCGCATGAAAGCATGGAAGGCCCCAGGTCCTGACAGCATTCCACTGGAGCTCATCTCTCATGGGGGCATAGCTGTACAGACAAGGCTATTCATCCTGATCCTGCGCATGTGGGAGACGAAGGTTGTACCTGCGGACCTGAAGGATgccaccatcatcaccatctttAAGAAGGGGGACCGCTCCATCTGCGGAAACTACCGCGGTATCTCTCTCCTGAGCATTGCTGGAAAGATTTTCGCACGGATTCTGCTAGACAGGCTCCTTACTGTTGCCGAAGAAGTCCTTCCTGAGTCACAGTGCGGTTTCCGACCATCTCGTGGTACCACAGACATGATTTTCTGTGCCCGCCTACTTCAGGAAAAATCCCGCGAACAGCGACAACCACTCTTCTTGGTCTTCTGGGACCTGGAGAAGGCATTTGACAGCGTCCCAAGACCAGCTATGTGGGCAACCCTGAGGCGTTTTGGCTGTCCTGACCACTTCACAGACCTTGTGCAAGCCCTCCATGATGGGATGACTGGTCGTGTGGCTGTAAAGAACACTATGTCTGAGCCATTTGCCATCACTACTGGCCTGAAGCAGGGCTGTGTTCTGGCGCCAACCCTCTTCTCCCTTTACCTTGGGGCCATGATCCACGAGCTCCCCGACAACGCCTCCGGTATCCAACTTCGTTATAGAATGGATGGAGGCCTCTTCAACACCGGACGCCTTCGCTCCCGCAGACACACCACTTCCTTCACGGTACGGGAGCTGCAGTACGCTGATGACAACGCAACTCCTGTGGATACAGTCGACGCTCTTCAGAGTACTGTCGATGTCCTTGACGGTGCTTACTCCCGCTTCGGTCTCACTTCCAACATAGGGAAGACAAAGATCCTCGCACAGGGAGCTCCGGGGCATCCTCCTCCTGACACTAGTAACATCCGACTCCGAGGTGAAGTACTAGAGACAGTGAAATCATTCCCCTACTTGGGAAGCTTCCTCTCAGATGACTGTACGATGCAGAAAGACATTGACAATAGGATTCGGGCTGCACATGCAGCTTTCGGGAGGCTCTCCAAACGTGTCTTCCTAAACCATGACCTCAGTCTTCAAACAAAGATCATGGTTTTCCAAGCCATTGTCCTGTCTACCCTCCTATATGGCTGCGAGGTGTGGGTCCTGTATCGGAGAGATGTGAAAAAGCTGGAGCGTTTCCAACAGCAAAAACTCCGTGCCATTCTGAAGATAAAATGGCAAGACCGTGTCTCCAACGAAGCTGTCCTTCTCCAGGCCAAGCTCCCCAGCATTGAGACTACGATGGCGCGACATCGTCTCCGCTGGGCAGGACACGTCAAAAGAATGCCTACAACTCGACTTCCTCGCCAGATCCTATACTCCCAACTAGAATCCGGCACAAGGTTGCGAGGAGCGCCCAAGCGTCGGTTTCGCGACCAGTTAAAGGCTACCCTCCTTCGTTGCGACATTGACCACACTAATTGGGAGACTCTCGCGGAGAACCGGTCTGAGTGGAGACGCACCATAACGCAGGGGACAGATCACATGGAGCAGTTACGACGCTCCGAAGCcgagacaaaaagacaacaacgcaAAGAGAGACTACTACTTCCTC
- the LOC118432213 gene encoding angiopoietin-1 receptor-like translates to MRCCNGPDLNSDPETQLRTSSQQVKPVSWSLPRTRAGEKAELPCAKLERDPYGRFNVTKNCTIVVANPLDWSVQSAYLLTIRSGVHNTRVKVELSDVEGYPPVYNGTCETPVNTDGQTGDLLHSTQKVPGVMKCVVVYNVPAVTAGLVVSVRRDGQEPGVRPHGQDCSCQNGASCSSSDGKCNCIDGWYGRNCNKPCKDGRFGWRCQQVCACKNNATCSNVDGSCACVTPWTGPDCDQWQTSSSEPLLEILVSLGSLVLLVAVAMAILYKMGILACSAPDTGEEDKILFELRRMEQDLAQSLQPGWLGRWEKKIKHVSSGPLIGLGEFGQVRRAQLRTSEGELAVAAKTVRVEDSQSYRDFYREAAILVAVHKERDGDYRESNIVRLVGLITKSAVKYILLEYAPKGDLLSVLCRIRITTEEDKLGNLLGYAVHIARALQELERLRIAHRDVAARNVLITADDVAKLADFGLARDVYATTQYVRCNRPGVDELLPLKWMALESIETGEYTCQSDVWSFGVLLWEIATLGKDPCYDGRMQLSFLQMVGILRQGIRLERPPGCP, encoded by the exons ATGCGGTGTTGTAACGGgccagatttgaactccgacccggaaacTCAGCTCAGAACTTCTAGCCAACAAGTCAAACCAGTGAGTTGGAG CCTACCAAGGACCCGGGCGGGAGAAAAAGCGGAACTTCCGTGTGCCAAACTGGAGAGAGATCCGTACGGCCGCTTTAATGTGACGAAGAACTGCACTATTGTGGTCGCCAATCCGCTGGATTGGTCAGTACAGTCGGCATATCTGCTGACAATCCGCAGTGGAGTCCACAACACGAGAGTCAAGGTAGAGTTGAGTGACGTTGAGGGCTATCCTCCTGTGTATAACGGGACGTGTGAAACTCCGGTCAACACTGACGGACAGACGGGAGATTTACTACACAGT ACACAAAAGGTGCCCGGTGTGATGAAGTGTGTGGTTGTCTACAACGTGCCAGCTGTGACCGCTGGGCTGGTTGTGTCTGTCcgccgggatggacaggaacCAGGTGTCAGACCACACGGTCAAGACTGTAGCTGTCAAAACGGGGCGAGCTGTAGCTCTAGCGACGGTAAGTGTAATTGCATCGACGGGTGGTACGGAAGGAATTGTAACAAACCGTGTAAAGACGGTCGGTTCGGTTGGAGATGTCAGCAGGTTTGTGCCTGTAAGAACAATGCCACATGTAGCAACGTGGACGGCAGCTGCGCATGTGTGACGCCGTGGACGGGGCCGGACTGTGACCAATGGCAGACAAGCTCAAGTGAACCGCTGCTCGAAATCCTGGTTTCACTGGGCTCCTTAGTCTTACTTGTTGCCGTAGCGATGGCAATACTCTACAAAATGGGCATTCTGGCTTGCTCCGCACCTGACACAGGCGAGGAGGATAAGATACTTTTCGAGTTGAGGAGAATGGAGCAGGATCTAGCACAGAGTCTACAGCCGGGATGGCTGGGACGTTGGGAGAAGAAGATCAAACATGTTTCTTCTGGTCCCCTGATAGGATTAGGAGAGTTTGGGCAAGTCAGAAGGGCGCAACTTCGCACATCTGAGGGAGAGCTTGCCGTTGCCGCTAAGACAGTTCGCGTCGAGGACTCACAGTCCTACCGAGACTTCTACAGAGAAGCAGCCATTTTGGTAGCTGTGCACAAAGAACGAGATGGCGATTATCgtgagtccaacattgttcgACTCGTGGGGCTCATCACCAAGTCTGCGGTGAAGTACATTCTTCTGGAATATGCACCCAAAGGTGACCTCTTGAGTGTTCTATGCCGAATAAGAATCACTACTGAAGAAGACAAACTTGGAAACCTTCTTGGATACGCAGTCCACATAGCACGAGCTCTACAAGAGCTGGAACGCTTGAGAATCGCCCATCGTGACGTGGCTGCTCGCAACGTCCTCATCACTGCCGATGACGTGGCCAAGTTGGCTGACTTTGGACTGGCCAGAGATGTCTACGCCACTACTCAGTATGTCCGATGCAACCGACCAGGCGTTGACGAACTTCttccgctgaagtggatggcgctGGAGTCCATCGAGACCGGCGAGTACACCTGTCAGAGTGACGTCTGGTCCTTCGGCGTGCtactgtgggagatcgccacgcTGGGGAAAGATCCGTGCTATGATGGCAGGATGCAGCTGAGCTTTCTTCAGATGGTGGGGATTCTGAGGCAAGGAATACGGTTGGAGAGGCCGCCGGGATGTCCATAG